The proteins below are encoded in one region of Sporosarcina sp. FSL K6-1508:
- a CDS encoding flavin-containing monooxygenase, producing MRYETIVIGAGQAGLTMGYNLKQSKKDFLIIDKGLALGEEWKNRYDSLKLFTPRMYSSLPGMPLDGKQQGFPTKDEIADYLKGYSETFAIPVQLDTEVLSVTKTEDGFCVETTKGKVNTTNIVVATGPFQKKRIPAFSSFLSENILQLHSSEYINPSQLQPGNVLVVGGGNSGAQIAVELSEGKDTYLAISEKLHYFPLTIGGKSVFWWFDKLGILKVTSRSFIGNQLQKKGDPIFGSELKNAIKDRAITLKGRVVNGMYNQITFEDSTTLEVKNIIWATGFQHEYEWLKVDGVIDNQKKIIHQRGISPIIGLYFLGLPWQSHRGSSLLQGVGYDAEYIIEHMKKTTT from the coding sequence ATGCGGTATGAGACTATTGTTATTGGTGCAGGGCAAGCTGGACTTACGATGGGATATAATTTGAAACAAAGCAAAAAAGATTTTTTAATTATTGATAAAGGGCTGGCTTTGGGTGAAGAATGGAAAAATAGATACGATTCTTTAAAGTTGTTTACACCTAGAATGTATAGCTCGTTACCCGGGATGCCATTAGATGGAAAACAACAAGGGTTTCCAACAAAGGATGAAATTGCAGATTATTTAAAGGGATATTCAGAAACATTTGCAATACCAGTTCAACTGGATACCGAAGTTCTCAGTGTAACAAAAACTGAAGATGGTTTTTGTGTAGAAACAACTAAAGGTAAGGTTAATACGACAAACATCGTGGTTGCAACAGGACCATTTCAAAAGAAGCGAATACCTGCATTTTCGAGTTTTCTAAGCGAAAATATCCTACAGTTACATTCATCAGAGTATATAAACCCTAGTCAGCTTCAACCAGGGAATGTTCTTGTTGTCGGAGGTGGAAATAGCGGTGCTCAAATCGCAGTAGAATTGTCTGAAGGAAAAGATACATATTTGGCAATAAGTGAAAAACTACATTATTTCCCATTAACGATAGGTGGGAAGAGTGTGTTTTGGTGGTTTGATAAATTGGGGATATTAAAAGTAACGAGCAGGTCATTTATCGGGAATCAGTTACAAAAAAAGGGAGACCCTATCTTTGGGAGTGAATTAAAAAACGCCATAAAAGACCGGGCAATTACGTTAAAAGGGAGAGTTGTAAATGGTATGTACAATCAGATTACCTTTGAGGATTCAACTACCCTTGAAGTAAAAAATATTATTTGGGCAACTGGATTCCAACATGAGTATGAATGGTTAAAAGTTGACGGTGTAATTGATAACCAAAAGAAAATTATTCATCAAAGGGGTATAAGTCCAATAATAGGTTTATACTTTTTAGGTTTACCATGGCAATCACATAGAGGTTCCTCTCTGCTTCAAGGAGTAGGTTATGATGCCGAGTATATAATTGAACATATGAAGAAAACAACTACGTAA
- a CDS encoding disulfide oxidoreductase — MGNKKSKSKLQGSLLYVAWVVSLVAMFGSLYFSEIKGYIPCELCWYQRIFMYPLTLILGIGTFQNDSSVKKFVIPLALIGGSISFMHYLEQKIPGFGGIKPCVSGVPCSSQYINWFGFITIPFLALVAFVIITFCMFLIKSKKSIE; from the coding sequence ATGGGGAATAAAAAATCTAAATCCAAACTGCAGGGATCCTTATTATATGTTGCATGGGTTGTTTCATTAGTTGCAATGTTCGGGAGCTTGTACTTCAGTGAAATTAAAGGGTATATCCCGTGTGAGTTATGTTGGTATCAGCGCATCTTCATGTACCCCCTTACTTTGATATTAGGGATTGGAACTTTCCAGAATGACAGTTCCGTTAAAAAGTTCGTAATTCCGCTAGCACTTATTGGAGGAAGCATATCCTTCATGCATTATTTAGAGCAGAAGATACCCGGCTTTGGTGGAATCAAGCCGTGTGTGAGTGGTGTGCCTTGCAGTTCCCAATATATAAATTGGTTTGGGTTTATTACAATACCATTTTTAGCGTTAGTAGCATTTGTTATTATTACTTTCTGTATGTTTTTAATAAAATCAAAGAAATCAATTGAGTAA
- a CDS encoding cation diffusion facilitator family transporter — protein MGNHQHNHFAEKRAGNKHGLIIALSITTFIMFLEFFGGLFTNSLALLSDSGHMLSDASSMALSLVAIWFASRPPSSNKTYGYYRFEILAALFNGVTLFVIAGFIVKEAIQRFNDPPTVASGTMIILALIGLLANILSAFFLLKKADVKENINLKSAYIHIIGDALGSVGAILAGLLMLLFDWYIADPIISVIVALLILKSAWGVLKQSIHILMEGSPVTVDKEEVLAMLKNIEGVKNVHDLHIWTITSGLDTLSCHILIEEGKDEQVVLQQAINLIRDNYKIEHTTIQIEKSNLQHRELSI, from the coding sequence ATGGGAAATCATCAACACAATCACTTTGCGGAAAAACGAGCAGGGAATAAACACGGTCTCATCATTGCCTTGTCGATTACAACGTTCATTATGTTTTTGGAGTTTTTCGGTGGACTTTTCACAAATAGTTTAGCCCTACTTTCAGATAGTGGACATATGCTTTCGGATGCAAGCTCAATGGCTTTAAGCCTTGTGGCAATTTGGTTTGCAAGTAGGCCACCTTCCTCGAATAAAACGTACGGTTATTATCGATTTGAAATTCTTGCTGCCTTATTTAACGGAGTTACGTTATTTGTGATTGCTGGGTTTATTGTCAAAGAAGCAATTCAACGTTTTAACGACCCACCAACTGTCGCAAGCGGAACGATGATTATTCTTGCATTAATCGGTTTATTGGCTAATATTCTAAGTGCATTTTTTCTTCTAAAAAAAGCCGATGTCAAAGAGAATATTAACTTAAAAAGCGCTTACATACACATAATCGGCGATGCTTTAGGTTCTGTTGGTGCAATTTTAGCTGGACTGTTGATGCTCCTGTTCGACTGGTACATTGCAGATCCAATCATTTCAGTCATAGTCGCTTTATTAATCTTGAAAAGCGCTTGGGGAGTGCTCAAACAAAGTATTCATATCTTAATGGAAGGCTCTCCGGTGACGGTCGATAAAGAGGAAGTTTTAGCTATGTTGAAAAATATTGAAGGAGTAAAAAATGTACATGATCTTCATATTTGGACGATTACCTCTGGTCTAGATACTTTGAGCTGTCACATTCTAATTGAAGAAGGGAAAGATGAACAAGTTGTTCTTCAACAGGCAATTAATCTGATACGTGATAACTACAAAATTGAACATACTACGATTCAAATTGAAAAATCAAATCTGCAGCATCGGGAATTGAGTATATAA
- a CDS encoding NAD(P)-binding domain-containing protein translates to MKNQTACCSTDNFPVQIKSKKKEFPSLPVAVIGAGPIGLAAAARLAKAGEKFIVLEAGPSVGHHVLQWGHVHLFSPWQYNIDKAARELLEKQGWDAPFNDELPTGKELVENYLLKVAELPQIKPSIQLNTKVISVGKKGLDKMKSANRENVPFVLYVDNQGITEQIEAKAVIDATGTWGQPNSMNSAGVWTEEEKALENQIFYGIPNMNGKERERFIGKRVAVIGGGHSAINTILELSELNEKRSDLKITWILRKKNVEEAYGGEEKDALQARGELGTRIHQLVNSGQVQVYTPYRIYNVEKNEGSLKLNGELEGESFSIEGLDELIVNTGNRPEFSYLSEVRLNIDAATESVAALAPLIDPNLHSCGTVRPHGEEELRQPEKNFYIVGMKSYGRAPTFLMATGYEQVRSVVAYLTGDFESAKNVELDLPETGVCSVNLASKKKDESSCNATTGSC, encoded by the coding sequence ATGAAAAATCAAACTGCATGTTGCTCAACTGATAACTTCCCTGTTCAAATAAAAAGTAAGAAAAAAGAGTTCCCTTCACTACCGGTTGCTGTCATTGGAGCTGGACCAATCGGATTAGCAGCCGCTGCGCGCCTAGCCAAGGCTGGAGAGAAATTCATAGTTTTAGAAGCTGGGCCGAGCGTAGGGCATCATGTCCTACAGTGGGGCCACGTTCATTTGTTTTCGCCTTGGCAATATAATATTGATAAGGCAGCCAGAGAGCTCCTTGAAAAGCAAGGGTGGGATGCACCCTTCAATGATGAGCTACCAACTGGCAAAGAGTTGGTGGAGAATTACCTACTAAAAGTAGCTGAATTACCACAAATAAAACCTTCAATCCAGCTAAATACAAAGGTGATTTCCGTAGGTAAAAAAGGGCTTGATAAGATGAAATCAGCCAATAGGGAGAACGTTCCTTTTGTATTATATGTTGATAATCAAGGGATAACAGAGCAGATTGAAGCGAAAGCGGTCATTGATGCAACGGGAACATGGGGGCAACCGAATTCCATGAATTCTGCTGGTGTCTGGACAGAAGAAGAAAAAGCCCTTGAAAACCAGATATTTTATGGTATTCCAAACATGAACGGCAAAGAGCGTGAAAGATTCATCGGAAAACGAGTAGCCGTCATCGGTGGTGGTCATTCAGCAATCAATACGATTCTGGAACTTTCCGAGCTGAATGAAAAACGTTCAGATCTAAAAATCACGTGGATTCTTCGTAAAAAAAATGTGGAAGAAGCATACGGTGGCGAAGAGAAAGATGCACTGCAGGCACGTGGTGAACTTGGAACAAGGATTCATCAATTGGTGAATTCAGGCCAGGTTCAGGTGTACACGCCTTATAGAATATACAATGTAGAGAAAAATGAGGGGTCATTAAAGCTGAATGGAGAATTAGAAGGGGAAAGCTTTTCGATTGAAGGACTGGATGAGCTGATCGTCAACACGGGTAACCGGCCAGAATTTTCTTACTTAAGTGAAGTAAGACTAAATATTGATGCAGCAACAGAGAGTGTTGCTGCACTTGCACCACTAATTGATCCGAACCTTCACAGCTGCGGTACTGTCCGTCCGCATGGCGAAGAGGAGTTGAGACAACCGGAGAAAAACTTTTACATCGTTGGTATGAAGAGCTATGGACGCGCTCCTACCTTCCTAATGGCGACGGGGTATGAACAAGTGCGCTCAGTTGTGGCCTATTTGACAGGTGATTTCGAATCTGCGAAGAACGTGGAACTGGACTTGCCGGAAACCGGGGTGTGCAGCGTAAACCTTGCATCGAAAAAAAAAGATGAGTCTAGCTGCAACGCCACAACCGGCAGCTGTTAA
- a CDS encoding copper resistance D family protein — protein sequence MVWIYISESLLYLCFSLLMGAFIIQLIPERLKPEISIPKRLIQLSVLGIIFFSAAPVIRIILFLYEDIGLALTMQNVLGGFEVGKAWNVTVILAIFFYLFVSLFPVSKSRVLSCIALAFTFILLLALGWASHAASLTDWSGFFVHSLHFLAVTVWVGILLIVGWCSRNQENWLSYLRWFTPLAIGCFLTIMGTGFFLMTLVIDINEYGDAWMLPYGQALLVKHLSIIPVLFFAFINGFWIRRKLKRQEKINPITWLKFESILLFITFVSTAVLGQQEPLHSIETTLGGSGPSAIFDYFYSGTIDPSMHVQFGLNTINALFFMVAFIFMWLIVYSFRKNTPAVISFFMGMFCILSLYFGFMASIQ from the coding sequence ATGGTCTGGATTTATATTTCTGAAAGTCTTTTATATCTCTGTTTTTCGCTATTAATGGGAGCATTTATCATTCAATTGATTCCTGAACGATTAAAACCGGAAATAAGCATCCCTAAACGCTTAATCCAACTTTCGGTGTTAGGTATTATTTTCTTTTCTGCTGCGCCTGTAATTCGCATCATCTTGTTTCTTTATGAAGATATTGGATTAGCGTTAACGATGCAAAACGTACTCGGTGGTTTTGAAGTAGGGAAGGCTTGGAATGTCACTGTAATACTTGCAATTTTCTTTTACCTGTTTGTTTCGTTGTTCCCGGTATCGAAAAGCAGAGTACTGTCCTGTATTGCACTTGCATTCACTTTCATCCTTTTATTAGCATTGGGATGGGCAAGTCATGCAGCGTCCTTGACTGATTGGAGCGGATTCTTTGTTCATTCGTTGCATTTTTTAGCCGTTACAGTTTGGGTTGGCATACTCCTCATCGTCGGCTGGTGTTCAAGAAATCAAGAGAATTGGCTTTCGTATTTAAGATGGTTTACACCTTTGGCGATTGGCTGTTTTCTCACGATTATGGGAACTGGATTCTTTCTTATGACATTGGTGATTGATATAAATGAGTATGGAGACGCATGGATGTTGCCTTACGGACAGGCTTTATTAGTGAAACATCTGTCTATCATCCCTGTTTTATTTTTTGCTTTTATAAATGGATTTTGGATTAGACGTAAATTGAAGCGACAAGAGAAAATTAACCCAATAACGTGGTTAAAATTTGAAAGCATTCTACTGTTCATTACTTTTGTTTCGACAGCAGTATTAGGACAGCAGGAACCTCTTCATAGTATCGAGACAACTCTTGGTGGTAGCGGTCCTTCGGCAATCTTCGATTATTTTTATTCAGGGACCATTGATCCTTCAATGCATGTGCAATTCGGGTTAAATACAATAAATGCATTGTTTTTCATGGTGGCGTTCATTTTCATGTGGCTTATCGTATACAGCTTTAGGAAAAATACGCCCGCAGTTATCTCTTTTTTCATGGGGATGTTCTGTATCCTTTCGCTATACTTCGGATTCATGGCAAGCATTCAATAA
- a CDS encoding ZIP family metal transporter yields the protein MTHVWFIGFLSTFAGIGVGGVIACFITGFKRSIGTIYAICTGLILGLISFEIVPEALQLGNWIVLAIGFLAGVILFELIHMGFHKNSVITTGSRKLHNIRTGLFLALIISIHNLPMGVVLGTSEHSQFSIALLQALILHNIPEGMILFTPLFMAGIRFYLLFLLSIIVAVPVALGAFIGEMIGMHNNLLWAFLISLTVGTIYMVTIKEILTESIRQSSNIYSLLVALIAFCLMGAYLVY from the coding sequence TTGACTCATGTATGGTTTATTGGTTTTTTATCAACTTTTGCTGGAATTGGCGTAGGTGGAGTTATTGCATGCTTTATTACTGGTTTTAAAAGAAGTATTGGTACTATTTACGCGATATGCACAGGGCTAATTTTAGGTTTAATTAGTTTTGAAATCGTTCCGGAAGCTTTACAATTGGGTAATTGGATTGTTTTAGCGATAGGTTTCTTGGCTGGAGTTATTTTATTCGAGCTCATCCATATGGGATTTCATAAGAACTCTGTAATTACAACAGGATCACGTAAACTTCATAATATAAGGACAGGTTTATTCCTAGCTTTAATTATTTCTATTCATAATCTTCCTATGGGAGTAGTTCTTGGAACCAGTGAACATTCTCAATTCAGTATAGCCTTATTACAAGCACTAATATTGCACAATATTCCCGAAGGTATGATACTATTTACTCCATTATTTATGGCTGGAATTAGATTTTATTTGTTGTTCCTTCTCTCTATTATCGTCGCTGTTCCCGTTGCGCTCGGGGCTTTCATTGGCGAAATGATTGGTATGCATAATAATCTTTTGTGGGCATTTTTAATAAGTTTGACAGTTGGAACTATTTATATGGTTACGATTAAGGAAATCCTAACTGAATCAATTAGGCAATCATCCAATATTTATAGCTTACTGGTTGCATTAATTGCTTTTTGTCTGATGGGTGCATATCTGGTTTATTAA
- the merR1 gene encoding mercury resistance transcriptional regulator MerR1, protein MQFRIGELAEKCSVNKETIRYYERIGLIPEPDRTESGYRMYSQQIIDRLNFIKRMQELGFTLNEIDKLLGVVDRDETKCRDMYDFTVLKIEDIQRKIEDLKRIEKMLTDLKERCPENKDIYECPIIETLMNK, encoded by the coding sequence ATGCAATTTCGTATTGGAGAACTGGCTGAGAAGTGCAGCGTTAATAAAGAGACTATTCGATATTATGAACGTATAGGCTTAATTCCAGAACCTGATCGTACGGAATCAGGATACCGCATGTATTCACAACAAATTATCGATCGATTGAATTTCATAAAAAGGATGCAGGAACTAGGCTTTACATTAAATGAAATTGACAAATTACTAGGAGTCGTCGATCGCGATGAAACAAAGTGCCGTGATATGTATGATTTCACTGTTCTCAAGATAGAGGACATCCAACGTAAAATTGAAGATCTCAAAAGAATTGAAAAAATGTTGACAGACCTTAAAGAAAGATGTCCCGAAAACAAAGACATTTACGAATGCCCCATTATTGAAACATTGATGAATAAATAA
- a CDS encoding copper resistance CopC family protein, producing the protein MKMKRVISATLILLFAFTSAVSAHTGLTSSSPADGEIVAEDVHEIVLEFNSKIESTSTVKVFNENEEEIIVSNTQTSDKKMTGAFMSPLENGTYTVNWKIIGSDGHPIEGTYSFVVNQEESSTPVDSEETPKTPKTSEVPAVPVENTNEQPIEEASRIASNDVLVVILIVLFTIAGGFFGWIIGRRKK; encoded by the coding sequence ATGAAAATGAAGAGGGTTATTAGTGCAACACTGATTTTGTTGTTCGCATTTACATCTGCTGTCTCTGCACATACCGGTTTAACTAGCTCTTCACCGGCTGATGGGGAAATCGTCGCTGAAGACGTTCATGAAATTGTATTAGAATTTAATTCGAAAATTGAATCGACGAGCACTGTAAAAGTCTTTAACGAAAATGAGGAGGAAATCATCGTAAGTAATACCCAAACGAGTGACAAGAAAATGACGGGAGCCTTCATGTCACCGTTGGAGAATGGTACATATACAGTGAACTGGAAAATAATTGGTTCGGATGGGCACCCGATAGAAGGAACCTATTCATTTGTAGTTAATCAGGAAGAATCGTCGACTCCTGTAGATTCCGAAGAGACTCCAAAGACTCCAAAGACTTCAGAGGTACCAGCTGTCCCTGTTGAAAATACTAATGAGCAGCCTATTGAGGAAGCGTCCAGGATTGCTTCGAATGATGTCCTTGTTGTAATTCTTATTGTTTTATTTACTATAGCTGGCGGATTTTTTGGCTGGATCATAGGAAGAAGGAAAAAGTAA
- the merA gene encoding mercury(II) reductase codes for MKKYRLNVQGMTCTGCEEHVTVALENMGAKGIEVDFRREEAVFELPNDVEVERAKKAISEAKYQPGETEEVQQQETVQLGDEGDYDYIIIGSGGASFSSAIEAAKYGAKVAIIERGTVGGTCVNIGCVPSKTLLRAGEINRIAKNNPFVGLHTSAGNVDLAPLIKQKNDLVTDLRNSKYVDLIDDYGFELIKGEAKFVDEKTVEVNGMQLSAKRFLIATGASPAVPKIPGLEEVNYLTSTTLLELKPVPKRLTVIGSGYIGMELGQLFHHLGSEVTLMQRSPRLLKEYDPEVSEAITQALTEQGINLVTGASFERIEQDGDVKKVHVEVNGKKRIIEADQLLVATGRTPNTTTLNLEVAGVEVGSRGEIMIDEYSKTTNSRIYAAGDVTLGPQFVYVAAYQGGIAAGNAIGGLNKKLNLEVVPGVTFTAPAIATVGLTEQQAKEKGYEVKTSVLPLDAVPRALVNRETTGVFKLVADAKTMKILGTHVVAENAGEVIYAATLAVKFGLTVEDLRETLTPYLTMAEGLKLAALTFDKDVSKLSCCAG; via the coding sequence ATGAAAAAATATCGATTAAACGTTCAAGGAATGACTTGTACGGGGTGTGAAGAGCATGTAACTGTTGCTCTTGAAAACATGGGTGCAAAAGGGATTGAAGTGGATTTTCGTCGCGAAGAAGCTGTATTTGAGCTTCCGAATGACGTGGAGGTGGAAAGAGCGAAAAAGGCGATTTCTGAAGCCAAATACCAGCCAGGAGAAACAGAAGAAGTACAACAGCAAGAAACGGTGCAACTTGGCGATGAAGGCGATTATGACTACATCATCATTGGTTCTGGTGGGGCATCCTTTTCATCTGCCATTGAAGCCGCGAAATACGGAGCGAAAGTCGCAATCATCGAACGTGGCACAGTGGGTGGAACATGCGTGAACATCGGCTGTGTTCCTTCAAAGACACTGTTAAGAGCTGGCGAAATCAATCGTATAGCAAAAAACAATCCATTTGTGGGATTGCACACGTCAGCAGGCAATGTGGATTTGGCACCATTGATTAAGCAGAAAAACGATTTGGTGACGGATCTTCGAAACTCGAAATATGTTGATTTAATTGATGACTACGGCTTTGAATTAATAAAAGGTGAAGCGAAATTCGTGGATGAAAAAACCGTCGAAGTGAATGGCATGCAGTTATCAGCCAAACGATTTTTAATCGCGACAGGTGCTTCACCAGCTGTACCAAAGATTCCTGGATTAGAAGAGGTAAATTATTTAACAAGTACAACATTACTTGAATTAAAACCGGTTCCAAAGCGTCTTACAGTCATCGGTTCTGGATATATCGGTATGGAATTGGGACAACTATTCCATCATTTGGGTTCAGAAGTAACGTTGATGCAAAGAAGTCCACGACTGTTAAAGGAATACGATCCTGAAGTTTCAGAAGCGATCACACAAGCATTAACAGAACAAGGGATTAATTTAGTAACAGGAGCATCCTTTGAACGAATCGAACAAGACGGAGACGTTAAAAAGGTTCATGTTGAAGTCAATGGCAAGAAGCGAATCATTGAAGCAGATCAATTACTAGTTGCCACTGGAAGAACACCAAATACGACGACTTTGAATTTAGAGGTAGCAGGTGTTGAAGTAGGCTCCCGTGGTGAAATTATGATCGATGAGTATTCAAAAACAACGAATTCACGCATCTATGCAGCAGGAGACGTGACGCTTGGTCCTCAATTTGTATATGTGGCAGCTTATCAAGGTGGAATTGCAGCAGGAAATGCCATCGGAGGACTAAATAAAAAGCTGAATTTAGAAGTGGTTCCAGGGGTTACGTTTACAGCCCCAGCGATTGCAACCGTTGGTTTAACGGAGCAACAGGCAAAAGAAAAAGGCTATGAAGTGAAAACATCCGTCTTGCCTTTAGATGCCGTTCCGAGAGCCTTGGTTAATCGAGAAACAACAGGTGTTTTTAAATTAGTGGCAGACGCTAAAACAATGAAGATATTAGGAACTCATGTGGTAGCCGAAAATGCAGGAGAAGTAATTTATGCGGCAACACTGGCTGTCAAATTCGGTTTGACCGTAGAGGATCTTCGCGAAACACTTACACCATATTTGACAATGGCAGAAGGATTGAAGCTGGCTGCCCTGACGTTTGATAAAGATGTATCTAAACTTTCGTGTTGTGCAGGTTAA
- a CDS encoding DsbA family protein, producing MKRNKNSNMKFVVVLTLLVVGILAAVVVFSNKQESLPIEIKQIDVTGQPSIGEKDAPVTVVEFGDFKCPSCKAWGEMIYPKLVDDYIETGQVKFSFVNVLFHGKESTLASIAAESVFERSPGLYWNFHQAMFDAQPVENHDGPWITPEKILEIASAFPEIDQTLLKEDMEQEATMENVKIDDDLVKKAGVSMTPAIVINGEMMEDPFDYEAIKTAIEQGYKDTN from the coding sequence ATGAAACGAAATAAGAATTCAAACATGAAGTTTGTAGTTGTGTTAACACTTTTGGTGGTAGGTATTTTGGCTGCAGTCGTTGTATTCAGCAATAAACAGGAGTCATTACCAATAGAAATAAAGCAAATCGATGTAACCGGGCAGCCCTCAATTGGGGAGAAAGATGCTCCTGTGACGGTTGTTGAATTTGGCGATTTTAAATGTCCGTCATGTAAAGCATGGGGTGAAATGATTTATCCGAAATTAGTAGATGATTATATCGAAACTGGACAAGTTAAATTTTCCTTCGTAAACGTATTGTTCCACGGAAAAGAATCGACTTTAGCATCAATTGCCGCTGAATCCGTATTTGAGCGGAGCCCGGGTTTGTATTGGAACTTCCATCAAGCAATGTTTGATGCACAGCCAGTTGAAAACCATGATGGGCCATGGATAACTCCGGAAAAAATTCTTGAAATTGCAAGCGCTTTTCCCGAGATTGATCAAACACTGTTAAAAGAAGACATGGAACAGGAAGCGACTATGGAAAACGTTAAAATCGATGATGATTTAGTTAAGAAGGCAGGTGTATCAATGACTCCTGCCATTGTAATAAACGGGGAAATGATGGAGGATCCCTTTGATTACGAAGCTATTAAGACGGCAATAGAACAAGGGTATAAGGATACAAACTGA
- a CDS encoding ArsR/SmtB family transcription factor, which produces MTGKIKEQVVSATTDTCETYCYHETVVNRVSQRIDEISGVELLFKALSDANRLKVAYALTLEEEMCVCDVANVLKTSSANASHHLRYLRDMGLAKYRKEGKLVFYSLVDEHVHQLVNIALEHSKEGGLNEFRQKRV; this is translated from the coding sequence ATGACGGGGAAAATTAAGGAGCAAGTTGTATCTGCCACAACGGATACATGTGAAACGTATTGTTATCACGAAACAGTCGTTAACCGTGTCAGTCAACGAATCGACGAAATTAGTGGGGTCGAATTGTTGTTTAAAGCACTATCTGATGCCAATCGCTTGAAGGTCGCCTATGCACTTACGCTTGAAGAGGAAATGTGTGTATGCGATGTAGCCAATGTTTTAAAGACATCCAGTGCGAACGCCTCACACCACCTGCGTTATTTACGTGATATGGGGCTGGCCAAATATAGAAAAGAAGGAAAACTTGTCTTTTACTCTTTGGTTGATGAACACGTGCATCAATTAGTGAATATTGCTCTAGAGCATTCGAAAGAAGGTGGTCTAAATGAGTTCCGACAAAAACGTGTATAG